One window of Halopelagius longus genomic DNA carries:
- a CDS encoding phosphoribosyltransferase family protein, with amino-acid sequence MNRAEKATLQLQAVAVLRMLKETRTYDELAEVTGLPAGDLNRYVNGHVLPGIERARDVVEGVGRDALATELEARVEFDDEGYVDNSGVVFDQSFLDLVAPVAANTLEFERPDVVLTAATDGITLGAAMASYFDARVAYAKKSKETAVEEFIESRQRLTSGIELTYYLPARAISAGEKVLVVDDLIRSGETQELLLDIAKQADAEVTGVFALISVGEKGTDRAKELTAAPVGALTEFDTE; translated from the coding sequence ATGAACAGAGCGGAGAAGGCGACTCTCCAACTCCAAGCCGTCGCCGTCCTGCGGATGCTCAAAGAGACTCGGACGTACGACGAACTCGCCGAGGTCACAGGACTCCCGGCGGGCGACCTGAACCGGTACGTCAACGGACACGTCCTCCCCGGAATCGAACGCGCCCGCGACGTCGTCGAGGGCGTCGGGCGCGACGCACTGGCGACCGAACTCGAAGCCCGCGTCGAGTTCGACGACGAGGGGTACGTGGACAACTCCGGCGTCGTCTTCGACCAGTCGTTTCTGGACCTCGTCGCGCCCGTCGCGGCCAACACTCTCGAGTTCGAGCGACCGGACGTGGTGCTGACGGCGGCGACGGACGGCATCACCTTGGGCGCGGCCATGGCGTCGTACTTCGACGCCCGCGTCGCCTACGCGAAGAAGTCGAAGGAGACGGCCGTCGAGGAGTTCATCGAGTCCCGCCAGCGACTCACCTCCGGCATCGAACTCACCTACTACCTCCCCGCCCGCGCCATCTCCGCGGGCGAGAAAGTCCTCGTCGTCGACGACCTCATCCGGTCGGGCGAGACGCAGGAACTGCTCTTGGACATCGCCAAACAGGCCGACGCCGAGGTGACCGGCGTCTTCGCCCTCATCTCCGTCGGCGAGAAGGGCACCGACCGCGCGAAGGAACTCACCGCCGCGCCCGTCGGCGCACTCACCGAGTTCGATACGGAGTGA
- the pyrE gene encoding orotate phosphoribosyltransferase → MANDELIEALREADAVQYGEFELSHGGTSDYYVDKYLFETDPTCLRLVAEAFAEEHDGEKLAGVALGAVPLVAVTSVETNTPYVIARKKAKEYGTAKRIEGRLDEGEEILVLEDIATTGKSALDAVEALRDAGAEVNRVLVVVDREEGAAERLAEADVELDSLVTADELLADR, encoded by the coding sequence ATGGCCAACGACGAACTCATCGAGGCCCTGCGCGAGGCCGACGCGGTCCAGTACGGGGAGTTCGAACTCTCCCACGGCGGCACCTCGGACTACTACGTGGACAAGTACCTGTTCGAGACGGACCCCACCTGCCTCCGCCTCGTCGCGGAGGCGTTCGCCGAGGAACACGACGGCGAGAAACTCGCGGGCGTCGCACTCGGCGCGGTTCCCCTCGTCGCGGTGACCAGCGTCGAGACGAACACGCCGTACGTCATCGCGCGCAAGAAGGCCAAGGAGTACGGCACGGCGAAGCGAATCGAGGGCCGCCTCGACGAGGGCGAGGAGATTCTCGTCCTCGAAGACATCGCCACGACCGGAAAGAGCGCCCTCGACGCCGTCGAAGCGCTTCGAGACGCCGGCGCGGAGGTCAACCGCGTCCTCGTCGTGGTGGACCGCGAGGAGGGGGCCGCCGAACGCCTCGCCGAGGCCGACGTGGAACTTGACTCCCTCGTCACCGCCGACGAACTGCTGGCCGACCGGTAA